The nucleotide window GCCCAAGGCCGCTCGCCGGCGATTGCATAAATTCCGGCGACAAACAGCGGGTATCCCGGTGTGCGCAATGCATCCGGCTCCCGTTCAATTCCGCGCGTAAACTTACCGTGTGCCAGCAACGTGACCGCCAAATCGTGATAGCCGGGCGAATCGTTGTTGAGATCGAGCTGCTGCTTGGTTGTCAGGGTCCACGGATGCACCGCCACAAAGAACAGCAGTCGCGCCGCCAGGGCCACACAAAGGATGGTGAGCACAGCGCGAGTCGTCGATTGGGTAAGCGGGGTCGGTATCATCTCGCGGACAAGATACGCAAATCTCATTGAAAATTCAACAGCAGAGACCCGCGGCAAGCGCGGGTCTCTGGAGTCATTTGCGCGGTCTGGAGGCGATTACGGCTGATACGCCGTCACCGTGTAAAAGCCCGTCGCCATCGGCGCGGACGCATCCACGTAGGTCGAGTCCATGGTCGTCGTGATCAGATTGGAGGGGATGACTTGGACGTCTGGAGTAGGGGCGCGATATACCCGATATTCCGTCGCACCCGTAATCCCGTGCCACCGCAGCCGCGCCCCGGCCGCCGAGTAGTACACGTTCAAGTGTTGCGGCGCGGCGGGCGGCGTCCCCATCGTGAATCGCCACACCGGGCCGGGCGTCACACCGGACGCATTGCGTTCGTCGATCCGCCAGAAGTACGTGGTCGTCGGCGCCAGCGCATCCGGCGGATCCCACGTCGTCCCCGTTTGATTGGTCACCAGCGCCGGTGGATTGCTCGCGCCGAAATACACGTCGTGCGATTCCGCGCCTGCGCCCGCAGTCCAACTCAGGATAATCGGCTCACCGAGATTCGTCGCAAGATCGGTGGGGAGCGGATTAGACGCCGGATCGGGCAAGTTACTCGCGGCCTCACTCGAGATCAACACCAGCGTGGTATTCTGGCCGCTGTAGCTGCCTTGCAGTGCGCCGCAGTAAAGTCGCACCGTGCCCGTTCCGGTAGCCGGTGCCTGCCAATTGAACGTGCCCGACGTGCGGTTGTTGCTCGAAAAGTGCACGCCGTTCGTCTCGCCGGACACATTGTACGTGGAAGTACTCGTACCCGCGGTGATCACTCCCGCATTGTTGGTCCCGGTTCCAATTCTGCAGGACGCGTTGAAATTCGAAATACTCGAACCGGACAATCGTTCGATGGTGAGCAAATAGCTCTGTCCCGGTACGTAGGCCGCGGGAAATCCGGAAATCTGCACGGTTCCACTACCACCGCCATGACAGGATGCGGCGCACGTCTGCCGACTTGGAGCGCCGGAGCGGCCGGTATAGTTTGCGTGCGAATAGCCGTCCGTAAAGAACAGACCCAGGGTCAAGCAGACGATGAAGACTCGCATATCCGGTGGCGGTGACGTAGTTGTCGGATGCCATCCGCATCCGTTCGGCGGTTCGGGCGATGCAGCATCATCCGCCGCAATCCCGTAATAAGGAAGATAATCATTCTGATTCATGAATCAAGCGCAGGATCTGACGGTTTCGACACTGCGCGCAGGCTCGACATTGCACTATTCTTCACAAAATCAGTAATTCGGACAAAGCGAGTCCGGTTTGGGTTAGGTGCGAAATAAGCACTCCTGCACGGTATTGGCCTCCTCCGCCCCGTGATTCCAAGCGGGTCGAGCGGGCGCCTCATGTCCTACGGGTGGGCACCGGCAGCACCGAATCTCCGGCAAGCGCAAGCCTTCTGGGACGTCTTCTTCCAATGGCAGCGCGTCAAATTCAAACTATTCGCGTCACACCCCTTGACAAGCTCAGTTTTTTTCTACTACTACTAGTCCCCGTCCGATAACATGGTATGACTAACCCAAAGGGAGTTAAACCATGAAGAACACTCATCTTGTCTTCGCGCGATTAGCGTTCGCCGTAATCGGAGTTGGTGCAATCCTCATCACCGAGGACGCTCGCGCACAGGGCTGCGGCTTTACCGCCGAACTTGCGGACTGCTTCTGCTCCGCTATCGCCGGCTGTCCAACAAACGACGACAGCTGCGCGTCCAAACAATTCACACCGCCATGCACGGGCATGTACACACTGGCGGGATTGATTGACTGTGCTGATGACGATTGCGAGGACTACAACTTCTGCATCAGTATCTACAACGGCGCAACGCCGGTCTATTCATGCGTGGTGGGACCGACTTGCGATTGTGCCGAGACCTGCGGCGGCGGCGTAGGTCAAGTCTGCTTGACCGGAAACACAAGGTATTCACTTTACGTCTGCCTGACTCCATGTGACATTAGTGGCCAATGTCCTCCGAGTTCAGGGGAGTGTTGTGCGACCGCCACGCTGACCTTCTACACTGCTGTCGTCAGTTGCCCTTGATGATCGCGTTTCTGCTCATCTCGATGTGCTGCTGCATCGGACTCGCGTACCCGCGAGTCCTGCGTGTCCCCCTTGAGATTCCGACCATCCAAGCGGCACTGGACTCGACAAGTTCCGGAGATACGGTGCTCGTGGGAATGCACGAGTACTATGAAGCCCTGCTCGCCCCCGCACACACGTTCTATTTGCTGGGGGACGTGGCGCCCGACACCGGCGACTTTGCGCGCCCCACGGTTGATCCATCGCTGATGACGGACCCGGTGCCTCGTGGCTGTCTGACAATCCCTGATGGAGCCGACGCGATCGTGCGTAACTTCCGCTTTCGCACGCGTACCAGCATCGCTGAGCGCGCCCATCACTCGGGCATCGTCTGTGGTGAAGCTCACGCTGTGTTTGAATATTGCGTCATGGAATCCCTCCGAACCGGGCTTCGCGCCATTGCGGCCGGCAGCACGCTGATCAGTCTCGATCATTGCATTTTCCGCGCGGATAGCTTCTATTGCATTTACGCGCATCAAACGACCGTCACCGCCGACTATTGCGATTTTTCGGGTCCCGATATCTACCAACTGCTTTGCGGGAGCGGGTCGCGGATCACGAACTGCCATTTTCGCGATGGAGATCACACACTGCTGGGCATTGGTGGTATCGACGTAGTGGTCCGGGGTTGTGTATTCGGCCCGTCGCCCCCCCTCAACTTTCCTGCACTGGTCTGCGACAACTTCGGTGGATCAATTATCGACAACGTGTTCTCCAACCTCCAACAAGGGCAGGAAGTACTCGGCGTTACCATCGACTGCGCCCAGCCACTGCGAATAACGGGCAATACTTTCTATCAGAATCGCGGTGCGATCATGCAGCCGCGGGCCCAAATCCGGTTTTCCTGCCTCGACGGCGATCAGTTGCAACCCGTTGTTCTGGAGCGAAATGTGCTCGCCGCTTGTTCGGTGAATGGGCTAAGCAAAGCACTCTCAATCGTCGCCGGAGTGCGAGCCTTTCGCAACCGAATCTCAGATATGCAACCACCACGCGTCCCCGCCGTACATTCGAACACGACGGATTCAGTGGTGTTTCGCGAGAATGTTTTCATGAATAACGGATTCGGAATGACCCTCTGGAACGGTGAGATCGACGCGCGCTGGAACTACTGGGGCGACTCGACCGGGCCGTTTCATCCGGACTTGAATCCCGGTGGGCTGGGTGATGAAGTCAGCGACTTTGTGCTGTTCGAGCCATGGCATCCGGACACGAGCTTTCTCGATCTGCCCGATCCGCGCGCGCCATCGCCGACGGAGTTCTCGCTCTCAGTATATCCCAATCCATTCAACGGGCACACGCGGATTCGCTTCGTCGCTCCCGAGCCGGGCGTCTATTCGTTGGAACTCTTTGATCTGCTGGGCCGCCGGGTTGCCGAAATCTGGAACGGCCCATCCATCGCCACGCGCGAGATTCACTTCGACGCGTCGATGCTGAGTTCAGGAATCTATTTCGTCAGAGCGAAAGACGCGATCTTCAACCGCCCGCTGGCCACGCAGAAGCTCGTGCTCCTGCGCTGAGCATCACTCTCGCGAACTTGTACACAATGGACAAGGCGGGTCGTCCACACAAGGGACGACCCGCCTCGTTTTCGCGCCAACCAATCGTTACGGCTGGTTTGCCGTCACGGCATAGTAGTACCTGAATGAACCGAGCGACGTGGAATCCACATATCCCGTGTCCGCGGTCGAAGCAAGATAGTACAGCGGCAATACTTGCACGTCCGGCACGATATCCCGATAGACCCTATACTCGGGCACACCCGACACGGGACTCCAGCTCAGCTTCGCGAGCAGGTTCACCGGCTGAACCACGAGATGCATTGGCGCAGCAGGTGGAATCGGGTTGATCGTGGCAAACTCCCACACGTCGCCGGGTGTAACGCCGGCGGCGTTGCGCTCATCGATTCGCCAGTAGTAGGTGACTCCCAGACCAAGATCACCCGGCGGATCGTAACTCGTTGCCACCTGATTACCGCTGTAGTCCGGTGGATTCGTGGCCCCGAAATACACGTCATGCGAACTTGCCAGCGGGTCAGCGGTCCACGCGAGTGTGGTCGTTATCGCCACGTCTCCGGCATGGTTCGCCGGCAGCGGATTCGTGGCGATACCCGGCAGCAATGGCGCCTCGTTGGACACCAGCACGAGGGTCGTGTTTTCACCGTCGATATCGGTTTGCAATGCTCCGCAGTACAGCCGTACCGTGCCTGCTCCCGCGGCTGGAGCCTGCCAGTTGAACGTTCCGGAGGCCAAGTCGCCGGTCGTGAAATGGACTCCGTTCGTTTCACCCGTGACGTTATAAACCACCGTACTCGTCCCTGCCGTGATTACACCGGCATTGGTCGCGCCCGTACCGAGTCGGCACGACGCATTGAAATTCACGATCGTTCCGCCGGACAATCTCGCGATTGTGAGCAGATAAGTCTGGCCGGGAGTGTATGTCGCCGGAAACCCGCTGATCTGCACCGTTCCGTTCGCGGGCACGACCCCGTGGCAGGAACTCGCGCAGGTATTTCTTCCCGGCGCGCCCGAGCGTCCCGTATAGTTTGCATGCGCGAACACATTCGCCGCCAACACCGAAATCGACAACGCAACCAGTGCTATCCTGATCATCTTCAACGTCCTTTCCGCAGTTAAACCCTCATCATTTGCAGTATCCCTTGTTCATCGTACAGCGCGGATATCCGTCGAAGTTCTCGTGAAATTCTTCACAATCGAACGTGGAAGCGTCCGTCTTGGCAAGTCCAGGCGCTATCTTCATCATCGCACGGATAATCCGTACATCGAGTCCTTTGTCCGGCATTGTGCGCTGTACTTGACCATGAATATAACACTTCGCCATCGCTTGTCAATGGGTAGGACCGCAGAGCGGCGGAAAGGTGCAGCCGAGCGGATTGCGTTATTTTTCACAATATCAGCAAATCCGCCCGGCGAGGTCTAATTGTGCGGCTCGTTCTTCCGTCGGACGGGGTCAGTATGCCTCTCGCGGGGGCAAAACGAAGCCCGCGATTTTTCGCGGGCTTCATGGTTTCGCAGGTGGGTGCGGGAGCTCAGGCGGCGGCCACGAGCGCATCGACCCGACTCTTCAGCGCTGCTTTGGGCATTGCGCCGACGACGCGATCGACGAGTTCACCGTTTTTGAAGAAGAGCATCGTGGGGATCGACTGAATGCCGAATTGCCGGGCGATGCCGTGATTATTATCGACATCCACCTTGGCAAAGCTGACTCGCCCCGCGTATTCGGTGGCCAGCTCCTTGACGATCGGCGCGATCATGCGGCAGGGGCCGCACCAGTCGGCATACGCATCTACGACCAGCATCGAGTGCGATTTGAGCGCATTCGGAAATTCCGCATCGGTCATGTGCAAGACATCCGACGCCACGGTTTCGTTCGACATGAGCGGGTTAAGAGTTAAGGTTCAATCAAGAGATCTTCAACAGGCCCTTGATCTTGTCTTCGAAGTAAGACTTGGGATGATAGCCCACGACCTTCTCGACGATCTCACCCTGTTGATTAATAATATAGGTGGTAGGGATTGACGGCGGCGAGCCGAACAATGCCTGAGTTTCCTGATTGAAGATGCCACTGATGTAGGAGATCTTCATGTCATCGGTGAACTTCTTCACGGCGGGCGTACCCTGGCGGGCGAAGGCGACCCCGGCAATGACGAGTCCCTTGTCTTTGTAGGAGTTGTAGAGTTCCACGAACTCGGGAATGCCCTTGCGGCAGGGGCCGCACCAGGTATCCCAGAAGTCAACGATCACGACTTTGCCGAAGTTCTCGCGCATATTGATCGTGGCGCCGTTCACATCGACCATGGTGAAATTCAGGTTCTTAGCGTCCGCCGGGATAGCGGCTTTCTTGGCCGTTTCGCCCGAGCAGCCGACCGAGGCCATCAGTAGCAGAGCCAGTGAGAGCGCGGCGATCTTCCGCATCTTGTCTCCTTGGAAAATGAATGAAATCAATTGCATCGCGTGCACTCCTCCTGAGGAATGTAATCTATGAACGAGGATCTATTGTGAACGGTTCCATGGGCGACGGGGACGGGTCGCGAAGCGTGGTGTTGGCCGAACCGCTTCCGGCGGGGTGGGAGACTCCGCTCGGGGTGACTCTCCGATCCGGCGGCGCGAGGACCCGCGGCCCGGCGGGGTCGGTAGCCCTGCTGGGCAAAGCGACCGCTATGAGAAATTCGAGTGGGCGATGAACTGCCGTTCGAGCCGAGGCGAGAGCCAAGTCGGCAGCTCGTAGGCCAAGGCACCGATCAGCGGGGCAAGCTCGTAGAGGTAGAGTGTGGAGTCGCCCTGCTTGCCCCAGAACACGACTTCTTCGCCGACCTCCGGTTTGCCCGTGCCGCAGAAGACGAAGCTTGCATCGCGACCCATGACGCCGACGAGTGGCACCCGTTTGCCGCGAAAGAGGACCGGAGCCTGCCCGGCGAAGGAACGCGGATAGCTGACGCCGAATCCGAGCGCGACCTCCGCACCCCAACCATCGGCCGGCGCGCGCCAGATTAAAGCGGTGGGAAATCCATGTCCACGCTTGACGCGTTGCACGCGGCGGATGCGACCCGCGAGAGTCATCACGGGTTGCAGCGGCAACGCGTCGCTAACTTCCGAGGTTGTCGGTTGACCATAGAGCGCGATGCCGGTGCGCACGAGATTTCCGGGAACATCCGGAATCGCCAGCGCGGCGGCGGAATTCGCGAGGTGAATCCAGCGCGGCTGTATTCCGAGCTTCGCGGCGCGGGCGACGATACGATTGAAGACGGCGATTTGCGCGCGTCCCTTCCGCTCATCCTGCGGACCGCTGTAGCCGAGATGCGAGTAGATCGCGCAGACGTTGAGCTCACGCATCGCGGCGATTCTCGGCAACGCCCAGTCCGCGTCGTGCTCGGGAATGCCGACACGACCGAGGCCGGTATCGAACTTCACGTGCGTGGGGATTCGCATTCCCCGGTTTCGTGCGACCGCGGCCAAGTATTCGACTTTGTACCAGCTCGTGGCGGCGGCTTCGAGATTATAATCGAGAAAGAGCTTAACGGGTTTGCCGACCCAGTCGGTCATGACGAGAATCGGCTGCGGGATTCCGGCTTTGCG belongs to candidate division KSB1 bacterium and includes:
- a CDS encoding T9SS type A sorting domain-containing protein → MIAFLLISMCCCIGLAYPRVLRVPLEIPTIQAALDSTSSGDTVLVGMHEYYEALLAPAHTFYLLGDVAPDTGDFARPTVDPSLMTDPVPRGCLTIPDGADAIVRNFRFRTRTSIAERAHHSGIVCGEAHAVFEYCVMESLRTGLRAIAAGSTLISLDHCIFRADSFYCIYAHQTTVTADYCDFSGPDIYQLLCGSGSRITNCHFRDGDHTLLGIGGIDVVVRGCVFGPSPPLNFPALVCDNFGGSIIDNVFSNLQQGQEVLGVTIDCAQPLRITGNTFYQNRGAIMQPRAQIRFSCLDGDQLQPVVLERNVLAACSVNGLSKALSIVAGVRAFRNRISDMQPPRVPAVHSNTTDSVVFRENVFMNNGFGMTLWNGEIDARWNYWGDSTGPFHPDLNPGGLGDEVSDFVLFEPWHPDTSFLDLPDPRAPSPTEFSLSVYPNPFNGHTRIRFVAPEPGVYSLELFDLLGRRVAEIWNGPSIATREIHFDASMLSSGIYFVRAKDAIFNRPLATQKLVLLR
- the trxA gene encoding thioredoxin, with translation MSNETVASDVLHMTDAEFPNALKSHSMLVVDAYADWCGPCRMIAPIVKELATEYAGRVSFAKVDVDNNHGIARQFGIQSIPTMLFFKNGELVDRVVGAMPKAALKSRVDALVAAA
- a CDS encoding TlpA family protein disulfide reductase, with translation MRKIAALSLALLLMASVGCSGETAKKAAIPADAKNLNFTMVDVNGATINMRENFGKVVIVDFWDTWCGPCRKGIPEFVELYNSYKDKGLVIAGVAFARQGTPAVKKFTDDMKISYISGIFNQETQALFGSPPSIPTTYIINQQGEIVEKVVGYHPKSYFEDKIKGLLKIS
- the alr gene encoding alanine racemase — its product is MISSGSLDLHPVARIDLDALRINTQLLLERVSPRGLLAVVKWNGYGHGLVPCARVLAAAGVTAFGVSSPDEGVELRKAGIPQPILVMTDWVGKPVKLFLDYNLEAAATSWYKVEYLAAVARNRGMRIPTHVKFDTGLGRVGIPEHDADWALPRIAAMRELNVCAIYSHLGYSGPQDERKGRAQIAVFNRIVARAAKLGIQPRWIHLANSAAALAIPDVPGNLVRTGIALYGQPTTSEVSDALPLQPVMTLAGRIRRVQRVKRGHGFPTALIWRAPADGWGAEVALGFGVSYPRSFAGQAPVLFRGKRVPLVGVMGRDASFVFCGTGKPEVGEEVVFWGKQGDSTLYLYELAPLIGALAYELPTWLSPRLERQFIAHSNFS